Proteins from one Mycobacterium sp. SMC-2 genomic window:
- the pcaG gene encoding protocatechuate 3,4-dioxygenase subunit alpha has protein sequence MSECACTPGQTVGPFLHLGLPYSGDSALVGDGHPHAVRLHGTVYDGAGDGVPDALVELWQPDGTGRIPRRAGSLRRGHQDDAGFTGWGRCATDAAGRYAFTTVAPGSAGAGRPAFFALTVFARGLLDRLFTRAYLPGTDPGADPLLAGLDAERRATLLCDAESDCRAYRFDIHLQGPRETVFLAYRDGAR, from the coding sequence ATGAGTGAATGTGCCTGCACCCCAGGGCAAACCGTCGGCCCCTTCCTGCACCTCGGGTTGCCGTACTCCGGCGACAGCGCCCTGGTGGGCGATGGGCATCCGCATGCGGTCCGGCTGCACGGCACCGTCTACGACGGCGCCGGTGACGGCGTCCCGGACGCCCTGGTCGAGTTGTGGCAACCCGACGGCACCGGCCGCATCCCGCGGCGGGCCGGTTCGCTGCGCCGCGGCCATCAAGACGACGCGGGTTTCACCGGCTGGGGCCGGTGCGCGACCGACGCCGCCGGTCGCTACGCCTTCACCACCGTGGCGCCCGGTTCGGCGGGCGCCGGCCGGCCGGCGTTCTTCGCCCTCACCGTGTTCGCGCGCGGCCTGTTGGACCGGCTGTTCACCCGCGCCTACCTCCCCGGCACCGACCCGGGCGCCGATCCGCTGCTGGCGGGCCTCGATGCTGAGCGGCGCGCCACCCTGCTGTGTGACGCCGAAAGCGATTGCCGGGCTTACCGTTTCGACATCCACCTGCAGGGCCCGCGCGAGACGGTGTTTTTGGCGTACCGGGACGGTGCCCGATGA
- a CDS encoding lyase family protein codes for MTNLLWPGDHRAGEHMTDRALLESMVAVESAWLDALAGAGLAPAECAGSDLPMLLTPNDCESLAAAAEDGGNPVIGLVGLLRKRAAPAVAPWIHRGLTSQDVLDTGLMLGVRGVVTELAAQVAGQVSTLTELATLHRVTPMVARTLTQHAAPTTFGAKVAGWLNGVVDAVEGLSALVVPIQIGGAAGTLAASTELAALLTGAADAAGVSTGLVRNTATALGLVTRLPWHTTRTPVTAAADAFVGCTDAWGRIASDIVTMARPEIGELSEPGDAKRGGSSSMPHKRNPVLSILIRRAALSAPQLAATLHTAAALANDERPDGAWHAEWDALRTLARRTVVAGSQCGELLAGLQVHAERMSENLEAADVSGEQEAVAELAAKPPSPTYFGAVDRLIDESLDRARRALGQRW; via the coding sequence ATGACCAACCTGTTGTGGCCCGGGGATCATCGGGCCGGGGAGCACATGACGGACCGGGCGCTGCTGGAGTCGATGGTCGCGGTGGAGTCCGCCTGGCTCGACGCGCTGGCCGGTGCCGGCCTGGCCCCGGCCGAGTGCGCGGGGTCGGACCTGCCAATGCTGTTGACCCCCAACGACTGTGAATCCCTGGCTGCCGCCGCCGAGGACGGCGGCAACCCGGTCATCGGCCTTGTCGGCCTGCTGCGGAAACGGGCCGCGCCGGCCGTGGCACCGTGGATCCATCGCGGGCTCACCAGCCAGGACGTCCTGGACACCGGCCTCATGCTCGGCGTGCGCGGCGTCGTCACGGAGCTGGCCGCGCAAGTCGCGGGCCAAGTCTCGACCCTCACCGAGCTCGCCACGCTGCACCGCGTGACGCCGATGGTGGCGCGCACCCTGACCCAGCACGCCGCGCCCACCACGTTCGGGGCGAAGGTGGCCGGCTGGCTGAACGGCGTCGTCGACGCCGTCGAGGGGTTGTCCGCACTGGTCGTGCCCATCCAGATCGGTGGGGCCGCGGGGACGTTGGCCGCCAGCACGGAGCTGGCGGCGCTGCTCACCGGCGCCGCCGACGCCGCCGGAGTCTCGACCGGGCTGGTGCGGAACACGGCGACGGCTTTGGGTTTGGTCACCCGGCTGCCGTGGCACACGACGCGGACACCGGTCACCGCGGCGGCCGACGCGTTCGTCGGCTGCACCGACGCTTGGGGCCGGATCGCCTCGGACATCGTCACCATGGCCCGCCCGGAGATCGGCGAACTGAGCGAGCCGGGCGACGCGAAGCGCGGGGGCTCGTCGTCGATGCCGCACAAGCGAAACCCGGTGTTGTCCATCCTCATCCGCCGCGCCGCCCTGTCCGCACCGCAGCTGGCCGCGACCCTGCACACCGCGGCGGCGCTGGCCAACGACGAGCGGCCCGACGGCGCCTGGCATGCCGAATGGGACGCCCTGCGCACGTTGGCGCGGCGCACCGTCGTCGCCGGATCCCAATGCGGCGAGTTGCTGGCCGGTCTGCAGGTGCACGCGGAGCGGATGTCCGAAAACCTCGAGGCCGCAGACGTTTCGGGGGAACAGGAAGCGGTCGCCGAGCTGGCGGCGAAGCCGCCGTCGCCGACCTACTTCGGAGCGGTGGACCGGCTGATCGACGAGAGCCTGGACCGGGCCCGAAGGGCGCTCGGTCAGCGTTGGTAG
- a CDS encoding TetR/AcrR family transcriptional regulator — protein sequence MSTLPTQTKYLHASRGRRSSSHSGDDREQAILATAERLLQERPLADFSVDDLAKGAGISRPTFYFYFRSKNAVLLSLLDQMNGKAHAALRSLGGISSGDPAELWRARIEAFFEVSGSHPAVAVAGAAAKATNPEVRQLWSTLMQRWISLTTAAIEAERGRGAAPDTIPAEQLSIALNMLSERVMAATFTAEDQAMPEDRAVDTLLHIWLASIYQR from the coding sequence GTGTCCACCCTCCCGACACAGACCAAGTACCTGCATGCCTCGCGGGGCCGTCGGTCGTCATCGCACTCGGGTGACGACCGCGAACAGGCGATTCTGGCCACGGCGGAGCGCCTTCTGCAAGAACGGCCGCTCGCCGACTTTTCCGTGGACGACCTAGCAAAAGGCGCCGGGATTTCGCGTCCCACCTTCTACTTCTATTTCCGCTCGAAGAACGCGGTGTTGCTGTCGCTGCTCGACCAGATGAACGGCAAGGCGCATGCGGCCCTCCGGTCGCTGGGCGGAATATCGTCCGGCGATCCCGCGGAGCTGTGGCGCGCGCGCATCGAGGCTTTCTTCGAGGTGTCGGGCTCTCACCCGGCGGTCGCCGTGGCCGGCGCCGCCGCGAAGGCGACCAACCCGGAGGTGCGGCAGTTGTGGTCCACGCTCATGCAGAGGTGGATCTCGCTCACCACGGCGGCCATCGAGGCGGAGCGCGGGCGGGGTGCCGCCCCCGACACCATCCCGGCCGAGCAGCTCTCGATCGCCCTCAACATGCTCAGCGAGCGGGTGATGGCCGCGACCTTCACCGCCGAGGACCAGGCGATGCCCGAGGACCGGGCGGTCGACACGTTGCTGCACATCTGGCTGGCCAGCATCTACCAACGCTGA
- a CDS encoding DUF1876 domain-containing protein — translation MTKNDEGTKTCHIDVLVEERDEKTRAKARLCWADKTLVGIGLARLDPADEPVAAIGDELAIARALSDLANQLFAATSADIQASTHEPVTGLHH, via the coding sequence ATGACGAAGAACGACGAGGGCACCAAGACATGCCACATCGACGTGCTGGTTGAAGAGCGCGACGAAAAGACCCGGGCGAAGGCGCGGCTGTGCTGGGCGGACAAGACGCTCGTCGGCATCGGCCTGGCGCGACTGGATCCGGCCGACGAGCCCGTGGCCGCGATCGGCGACGAGCTCGCCATCGCCCGAGCGCTGTCCGATCTGGCGAATCAGCTGTTCGCTGCGACATCCGCCGATATCCAGGCCAGCACGCACGAACCCGTCACGGGTTTGCATCACTGA
- a CDS encoding HPF/RaiA family ribosome-associated protein: MKRRPDLPPAFDVQVTTSGQLPGAEDYARTKIGDLGRLTHEPVLHAHVKLGEHGDPAVARRVIAQANLDVNGRLVRAQVEGVTAREAIDRLEGRLRRQLERAAEHWEAKRGGMPGRGPHEWRHQTEPAHRPKYFPRPESERRIVRHKSYSLPTCTVEEAALEMELLDYDFHLFTEQGTHQDSVLYRGGRAEYRLAQVNPATADELAPFRLPLTISPQPAPRLTVEQAIERIGLLGLPFLFFVDTARDRGSVLYHRYDGHYGIIIPAS; this comes from the coding sequence ATGAAACGACGACCCGATTTACCGCCTGCCTTCGACGTGCAGGTAACGACGAGCGGCCAGCTGCCCGGCGCCGAGGATTACGCGCGGACAAAGATCGGCGATCTCGGCCGCCTCACCCACGAACCGGTGCTGCACGCCCACGTCAAGCTGGGCGAGCACGGCGACCCCGCGGTGGCTCGCCGGGTGATCGCGCAGGCAAACCTCGACGTCAACGGCCGGCTGGTGCGCGCGCAGGTCGAAGGCGTCACCGCGCGCGAAGCGATCGACCGACTCGAGGGGCGGCTGCGTCGTCAACTCGAGCGCGCCGCCGAACACTGGGAAGCCAAACGAGGTGGCATGCCCGGTCGTGGCCCGCATGAATGGCGGCACCAAACCGAGCCGGCGCACCGGCCGAAGTACTTCCCACGGCCGGAAAGTGAGCGCCGAATCGTGCGGCACAAGTCGTACAGCCTGCCCACCTGCACGGTCGAGGAGGCCGCGCTGGAGATGGAGCTGCTCGACTATGATTTTCACCTCTTCACCGAGCAGGGCACCCATCAGGACAGCGTGCTCTACCGGGGAGGTCGGGCCGAATACCGCCTGGCACAAGTGAATCCGGCGACCGCGGACGAGCTGGCGCCGTTCCGGTTGCCGCTGACCATCAGTCCGCAGCCGGCCCCGCGGCTGACGGTCGAGCAGGCCATCGAGCGGATCGGGTTACTCGGCCTGCCGTTCCTGTTCTTCGTTGACACCGCCAGGGACCGTGGCAGCGTGTTGTATCACCGCTACGACGGGCACTACGGAATCATCATCCCGGCGAGCTGA
- the rtcB gene encoding RNA-splicing ligase RtcB, whose product MKLIEETPYRFRIEKEGAMRVPGIVFASRKLLPHDEGDMALQQVVNVATLPGIVRASFAMPDVHWGYGFPIGGVAATDIENGGVVSPGGVGFDISCGVRLLVSTELDRDRLRARLPAIMDRLDRAIPRGVGTKGVWRLPDRDTLQQVLTGGARFAVEQGHGATRDLERCEDGGVMAGADAAAVSDRAVERGLDQIGSLGSGNHFLEIQTVDRIFDPVAATRLGLAEGTVCVMIHTGSRGLGHQICTDHVRLMEHVMSRYGISVPDRQLACVPVRSPEGQAYLAAMAAAANYGRANRQLLTEATRRVFEEAGTSLDVLYDVSHNLAKVEVHTIDGHPRSVCVHRKGATRSLPPHHPELPADLAAVGQPVLIPGTMGTASYVLVGVAGNPAFFSTAHGAGRTLSRHQAARHTSGDDVRARLAQGGVLVRGTSRRGLAEEKPEAYKDIDAVVEASHQGGLASKVARLMPVGCVKG is encoded by the coding sequence ATGAAGCTCATCGAAGAGACCCCGTACCGGTTCCGGATCGAAAAAGAGGGCGCGATGCGGGTGCCCGGAATAGTGTTCGCATCCAGAAAGCTGCTGCCCCACGACGAAGGCGACATGGCGCTGCAGCAGGTGGTCAACGTGGCCACGCTGCCGGGAATTGTCCGTGCGTCGTTCGCGATGCCCGATGTGCACTGGGGCTACGGATTCCCGATCGGTGGTGTGGCGGCCACCGACATCGAGAATGGCGGGGTCGTTTCACCGGGCGGAGTTGGCTTTGACATCTCTTGTGGTGTAAGGCTTTTGGTGAGCACCGAGTTAGACCGTGACCGGCTGCGGGCACGCCTGCCCGCGATCATGGACCGGCTCGATCGCGCGATACCGCGCGGCGTGGGCACCAAGGGTGTGTGGCGGCTGCCCGATCGCGACACATTGCAGCAAGTGCTGACCGGTGGTGCCCGGTTCGCGGTGGAGCAGGGACACGGCGCCACACGGGACCTTGAGCGGTGCGAAGACGGCGGCGTGATGGCCGGGGCGGACGCGGCCGCGGTGAGCGACCGGGCGGTCGAACGCGGCCTCGACCAGATCGGCAGCCTCGGCTCCGGCAACCATTTCCTCGAAATCCAGACCGTCGACCGCATCTTTGATCCGGTCGCGGCGACCCGGCTGGGTTTGGCCGAAGGAACGGTCTGCGTCATGATCCACACCGGCTCGCGTGGCCTGGGACACCAGATCTGCACCGATCACGTCCGGCTCATGGAGCATGTCATGAGCCGTTACGGCATTTCGGTGCCCGACCGCCAATTGGCGTGTGTGCCGGTGCGCTCTCCCGAGGGGCAGGCTTACCTCGCGGCGATGGCCGCCGCCGCCAATTACGGACGCGCCAACCGGCAACTGTTGACCGAAGCGACGCGCCGCGTCTTCGAGGAGGCCGGTACATCCCTGGATGTGCTCTACGACGTCTCGCATAACCTGGCCAAGGTCGAGGTGCACACCATCGACGGTCACCCGCGCTCGGTGTGTGTGCACCGCAAAGGTGCGACCCGCTCACTGCCGCCACATCATCCGGAGCTACCGGCCGATCTGGCGGCGGTCGGTCAACCCGTGCTGATACCGGGCACCATGGGCACCGCCTCTTACGTGCTCGTCGGGGTTGCCGGCAACCCGGCCTTCTTTTCCACCGCCCATGGCGCCGGGCGCACGTTGAGCCGTCACCAGGCGGCCCGTCACACCAGCGGCGACGACGTGCGTGCACGCCTCGCACAGGGCGGCGTCCTCGTGCGCGGGACCTCCCGCAGGGGTCTCGCCGAGGAAAAACCCGAGGCCTACAAGGACATCGACGCGGTCGTCGAGGCGAGCCATCAGGGTGGCCTGGCGAGCAAAGTGGCTCGCTTGATGCCAGTGGGGTGCGTCAAAGGGTAA
- a CDS encoding archease encodes MAHHGSGHRAVPHTADLRIEAWAPTRDGCIRQAVLGVVESFLDLSSARADHTRRRRLTADSDDDLLVAVLDEVIYLLDTSGEAPIDLELHDVGDGVEVAFAMTDAHALAQVGAVPKAVSLNDLRLSRDRQGWQCLVTLDV; translated from the coding sequence GTGGCACACCATGGTTCAGGGCACCGAGCCGTGCCGCACACGGCGGACTTGCGCATCGAAGCCTGGGCGCCTACCCGTGATGGCTGTATCCGGCAGGCGGTGCTCGGGGTCGTCGAAAGCTTCCTGGACCTGTCGTCGGCGCGTGCGGACCACACCCGTCGGCGCCGGCTGACCGCGGATAGCGATGACGATCTGCTGGTAGCCGTGCTCGATGAGGTCATCTACCTGCTGGATACGTCCGGTGAAGCGCCCATCGATCTCGAGCTGCACGACGTCGGCGATGGCGTCGAGGTCGCGTTCGCGATGACCGACGCGCATGCGCTGGCCCAAGTGGGCGCGGTGCCAAAGGCGGTGTCACTCAACGATCTCCGGCTCTCGCGCGACCGGCAAGGCTGGCAGTGCCTGGTGACCCTCGATGTGTAA